The following coding sequences are from one Arcobacter nitrofigilis DSM 7299 window:
- a CDS encoding ABC transporter substrate-binding protein: MAKITLKFILIAFLFTFLYSDEKVTLQLKWFHQFQFAGYYAAKEKGFYKDVGLDVEIKQRDLKYNNIEEVVKGKAQYGVSDSILILYKAHAEPVVIVSPIFQHSASALISLKNSGINSPYDLEGKNVLFYPNDTDGFAILAMLQKLKIKPNFIREREKDDYLKLLDKKVDASPVYLSNEPFYFKKNNIDINIINPSNYGFDFYGDILFTSENEAKNHPQRVKKFKEATLKGWNYALEHQEEIIQLIHNKYNSSKSVEHLRYEAKAIEKLISREIIPLGSIDKGRIRYISDLYKEFGSNVKSFNVNDFIFKDYIIDKAKINLTQEEKEYLENHPVLKVQNLSAFPPYNFYENNKPQGYTVDYMNLLAKILGVKIEFVGQKSWKEYLDMIKDGKLDIIPHIAINKERSEFLDFTDIEHITYQPSLAIRKGSGINSFGDLKDKTIAVLNKSFLHTILKNKYPNQKLYLASSTKKGAEAVSTGLADAFIGNLATTEYYIKQHWLSNLEIIQFKNVKYIPNETLLYMGVSKGNNLLKSILEKANREMSHNKVIDLKDKWLNIKPSSKVNFTDEEYKYLLNKKKLKMCIDPNWLPFEKIEKGKYEGIASEYIKLFEKELPIPIELVKSKNWLDTISLAQNRACDFITMMKNRKKYSTGFNITKNLVNMNLVIATKVDKPFVNDISSLEFEKLAVVKGYGYAEILKNEYPDINIVEVKDAKEGLAKVDNNEVYGFIDVLPLVAYNIQENFVANLKIAGKLDKIIGFPMATRNDEPQLNEIMNKLISNISEEKNKEILNKWLSIKYEENINFKPLFYVILIFSIILFIIIIKNRAINKLNNKLSEYLNMVDENVLTSSTDKKGIIVSVSQAFCDISGYTKEELLGNNHRIIRHEDMPKELFSELWSTISSGKKWTGEIKNKKKNGGYYWVDATISPIFDKKKNIIGYTAIRHDISDKKTIESISITDELTKLYNRRHFNEIFEKELSRVKRTNHFFALIILDVDFFKQYNDFYGHQKGDYVLESIGKRLKEVCKRSTDIPFRIGGEEFAIIFIPKDKEDALNFAKLINEKIEDLKIEHKHNKASDYITASLGLYVAYADEIEISEHIYNHTDSALYKAKESGRNRFVLYEKE, from the coding sequence ATGGCAAAAATAACTTTAAAATTCATTTTAATAGCATTTTTATTTACTTTTCTTTATTCAGATGAAAAAGTAACTTTACAGCTTAAATGGTTCCATCAATTCCAATTTGCAGGATATTATGCAGCAAAAGAAAAAGGCTTTTATAAAGATGTTGGCTTAGATGTTGAGATTAAGCAAAGAGACCTTAAATATAATAATATAGAAGAAGTAGTAAAAGGTAAAGCCCAGTATGGAGTTTCAGATTCTATACTGATACTGTATAAAGCACATGCTGAACCTGTAGTTATTGTATCTCCTATTTTCCAACATAGTGCTAGTGCTTTAATATCTTTAAAAAATAGTGGTATTAACTCCCCTTATGATTTAGAGGGAAAAAATGTTCTTTTTTATCCTAATGATACAGATGGCTTTGCAATATTAGCTATGCTGCAAAAGTTAAAAATAAAACCAAACTTTATTAGAGAAAGAGAAAAAGATGATTATCTAAAACTTTTGGATAAGAAAGTTGATGCTTCTCCTGTATATTTGAGTAATGAGCCTTTTTATTTTAAAAAAAATAATATAGATATCAATATTATCAATCCTTCTAATTATGGTTTTGACTTTTATGGAGATATTTTGTTTACAAGTGAAAATGAAGCAAAAAACCATCCCCAAAGAGTCAAAAAGTTTAAAGAAGCGACATTAAAAGGTTGGAATTATGCTTTAGAACACCAAGAAGAGATTATTCAATTAATACATAATAAATATAATTCTTCAAAGTCAGTTGAACATTTACGATATGAAGCAAAAGCCATAGAAAAACTCATTTCCAGAGAAATAATACCTTTAGGAAGTATTGATAAAGGTAGAATTAGATATATCTCAGATTTATATAAAGAGTTTGGTTCAAATGTAAAGTCATTTAATGTAAATGATTTTATATTTAAAGATTATATTATAGATAAGGCAAAGATAAATCTGACCCAAGAAGAAAAAGAATATCTAGAAAATCATCCTGTCTTAAAAGTGCAAAATTTAAGTGCCTTTCCACCTTATAACTTTTATGAAAATAATAAACCTCAAGGTTATACAGTAGATTACATGAATTTGTTAGCAAAAATTCTTGGGGTTAAAATAGAGTTTGTTGGACAAAAGAGTTGGAAAGAATATCTTGATATGATAAAAGATGGGAAACTTGATATTATACCTCATATAGCAATTAATAAAGAAAGAAGTGAATTCCTTGATTTTACTGATATTGAGCACATAACTTATCAGCCAAGTTTAGCCATTAGAAAGGGTTCCGGTATTAATTCTTTTGGTGATTTAAAAGATAAGACAATAGCTGTATTAAATAAATCATTTTTGCATACTATTTTGAAAAATAAATATCCTAATCAAAAACTATATTTAGCATCTAGCACAAAAAAAGGAGCGGAAGCAGTATCTACTGGTTTAGCAGATGCTTTTATCGGTAATTTGGCGACTACAGAATATTATATTAAACAACATTGGTTAAGTAATTTAGAAATAATACAATTTAAAAATGTAAAATATATACCCAACGAAACACTCTTATATATGGGAGTTTCGAAGGGAAATAATCTTCTTAAATCTATATTAGAAAAAGCAAATAGAGAAATGTCTCATAATAAAGTTATAGACTTAAAAGATAAGTGGTTAAATATAAAACCATCAAGTAAAGTAAACTTTACAGATGAAGAGTATAAATATTTATTAAATAAGAAAAAACTAAAAATGTGCATAGATCCAAATTGGTTGCCTTTTGAAAAAATAGAAAAAGGTAAATATGAGGGAATAGCTTCTGAATATATCAAACTCTTTGAAAAAGAGTTGCCTATTCCTATTGAATTAGTCAAAAGCAAAAATTGGTTAGATACTATTTCTTTAGCACAAAATAGAGCTTGTGATTTTATAACTATGATGAAAAATAGGAAAAAATATAGTACAGGTTTTAATATTACTAAAAACTTGGTGAATATGAATTTAGTGATTGCAACAAAAGTTGATAAACCTTTTGTGAATGATATTTCGAGTTTAGAATTTGAAAAATTAGCTGTTGTAAAAGGTTATGGATATGCTGAAATACTTAAAAATGAATATCCTGACATAAATATTGTAGAAGTTAAAGATGCAAAAGAGGGATTAGCAAAAGTTGACAATAACGAGGTTTATGGTTTTATAGATGTTCTTCCTCTTGTAGCTTATAATATTCAAGAGAATTTTGTTGCAAATCTAAAAATAGCTGGTAAATTGGATAAAATAATAGGTTTCCCTATGGCAACAAGAAATGATGAACCTCAATTAAATGAAATAATGAATAAATTAATATCAAATATATCAGAAGAAAAAAATAAAGAGATTTTAAATAAATGGTTATCGATAAAATATGAAGAGAATATAAATTTTAAACCTTTATTTTATGTTATTCTTATTTTTTCTATTATTCTTTTTATTATTATAATTAAAAATAGAGCGATAAATAAACTTAATAATAAACTATCAGAATATTTAAATATGGTAGATGAGAATGTTTTAACTTCTTCAACAGACAAAAAAGGAATAATAGTCTCTGTTTCTCAAGCATTTTGTGATATTAGTGGCTATACAAAAGAAGAATTATTAGGTAATAATCACAGAATAATAAGACATGAAGATATGCCAAAAGAGTTATTTTCTGAATTATGGAGTACTATTTCAAGTGGAAAAAAATGGACAGGCGAAATAAAAAATAAAAAGAAAAATGGAGGTTATTATTGGGTAGATGCAACGATTTCCCCTATTTTTGATAAAAAGAAAAATATTATAGGTTATACAGCAATTCGCCATGATATAAGTGATAAGAAGACAATTGAGAGTATATCAATTACAGATGAATTGACAAAACTATATAATAGAAGACATTTTAATGAGATTTTTGAAAAAGAGTTAAGCCGTGTAAAACGTACTAATCATTTTTTTGCATTGATTATTTTAGATGTAGATTTTTTCAAACAATACAATGATTTTTATGGGCATCAAAAAGGTGATTATGTTTTAGAAAGTATTGGTAAAAGACTAAAAGAAGTATGTAAACGCTCAACTGATATTCCATTTAGAATAGGTGGAGAAGAGTTTGCTATAATATTTATTCCAAAAGATAAAGAAGATGCTCTTAATTTTGCTAAATTGATTAATGAAAAAATAGAAGATTTGAAAATCGAACATAAACACAATAAAGCAAGTGATTATATAACTGCATCTCTTGGATTATATGTAGCTTATGCAGATGAAATAGAAATATCTGAACATATTTATAATCATACAGATAGTGCTTTGTATAAAGCAAAAGAGAGTGGAAGAAATAGATTTGTTCTATATGAGAAAGAGTAA
- a CDS encoding ABC transporter permease, with protein MKKNLNKKYMFLIAPTLIFCMAFFILPMIHLILIAGNGQKGWAAYFDIFTSARNFESLIATIVLSVTVTITALVISTISGVFLERHRFFGRDLLKSILVFPLAFPGVVIGFMVIMLAGQQGAIGMISNLLVGKKVVFAYSIMGLFLGYLYFSIPRVILTIIATAEKMDPALEEVARSLGASQFRIIMDVILPALKPGLIASGAICFATSMGAFGTAFTLATNIDVLAMTIYTEFTLNANIVGAATLSVVLGLITWIVLYISRSLSDNNTAMAG; from the coding sequence TTGAAAAAAAATTTAAATAAAAAGTATATGTTTCTTATAGCTCCTACTTTAATCTTTTGTATGGCATTTTTTATATTACCAATGATACATTTAATTTTAATCGCAGGTAATGGTCAAAAAGGTTGGGCTGCGTATTTTGATATATTTACATCTGCACGTAACTTTGAAAGTCTTATTGCTACTATTGTACTTTCAGTTACAGTTACGATAACAGCCCTTGTTATTTCAACTATTTCTGGGGTATTTTTAGAAAGGCATCGTTTTTTTGGAAGAGATTTATTGAAGTCAATTTTAGTTTTCCCTTTGGCTTTTCCTGGTGTTGTCATCGGTTTTATGGTAATCATGTTAGCTGGACAACAAGGAGCCATAGGTATGATAAGTAATCTATTAGTTGGGAAAAAAGTTGTTTTTGCTTATTCTATTATGGGACTTTTTTTGGGATATCTTTACTTTTCTATTCCTCGGGTGATTTTAACAATAATTGCAACGGCAGAAAAAATGGATCCAGCATTAGAAGAGGTGGCTCGTTCTTTAGGGGCTTCACAATTTAGAATTATTATGGATGTAATTTTACCTGCTTTAAAACCAGGCTTGATTGCTTCTGGGGCAATTTGTTTTGCGACTTCTATGGGAGCCTTTGGTACGGCTTTTACACTTGCGACAAATATTGATGTTTTGGCTATGACAATTTATACAGAGTTTACTTTAAATGCAAATATTGTGGGTGCTGCAACTTTAAGTGTTGTCTTAGGATTAATTACTTGGATTGTTTTATATATTTCTCGTAGTTTATCAGATAATAATACAGCGATGGCAGGATAA
- a CDS encoding helix-turn-helix transcriptional regulator — translation MSIILQRKEYLEKVEKIYPLDTPQKKSANFNNKIFKKTSFYHYRMGLGISYLFFNSSFEKNITMESKHEANDISFITFNQSIHPIKLQDFSKKNDYIFKPKHYTIGKINENFQSYNTYSSNKEYCTHYIFFENKIFQDLLKEDLTQKSLYEVDGFKIMEEMITNEKQKLILNELPTLFSLEGKLQELYLESKIIDLIYITLNDIKNLSLKESFELNSKDIECLYKAKEILTKNISNPPSLKMLAHQSAINEFKLKKGFKKLFGNTVFGFLQEYRLNEAKKILLNNEININEVSSLVGYKNVSHFSKIFKEYFGVNPIQIKKNQKKVYI, via the coding sequence ATGTCAATAATTTTACAAAGAAAAGAATATTTAGAAAAAGTTGAAAAAATATATCCTTTAGACACTCCACAAAAAAAGAGTGCCAACTTTAATAACAAAATTTTTAAAAAAACATCTTTTTATCATTATAGAATGGGATTAGGAATTTCATATTTATTCTTTAATTCTAGTTTTGAGAAAAACATTACTATGGAATCAAAACATGAAGCTAATGACATTTCATTTATAACATTTAATCAATCTATACACCCTATAAAACTGCAAGATTTTAGTAAAAAGAATGACTACATCTTCAAACCTAAACATTACACAATAGGAAAAATAAATGAAAACTTTCAATCTTATAATACCTATTCAAGTAATAAAGAATATTGTACACATTATATTTTTTTTGAAAATAAAATATTTCAAGATTTGTTAAAAGAAGATTTAACTCAAAAGTCATTGTATGAAGTAGATGGCTTTAAAATCATGGAAGAGATGATAACCAATGAAAAACAAAAATTAATTTTAAATGAATTGCCAACATTATTCTCCCTTGAAGGCAAACTCCAAGAGTTATATTTAGAATCAAAAATTATAGATTTAATTTATATAACATTAAATGATATAAAAAATTTATCTTTAAAAGAGAGTTTTGAACTCAATTCAAAAGATATTGAATGCTTGTATAAAGCAAAAGAAATTTTAACAAAAAATATTTCAAATCCTCCATCTTTAAAAATGTTAGCACATCAATCTGCAATCAATGAATTTAAACTTAAAAAAGGATTTAAGAAACTTTTTGGCAATACTGTTTTTGGATTTTTACAAGAATATAGACTAAATGAAGCTAAAAAGATACTTCTAAATAATGAAATAAATATTAATGAAGTTTCTTCATTGGTTGGATATAAAAATGTTAGTCATTTTAGTAAAATATTTAAAGAATATTTTGGTGTAAACCCCATACAAATTAAAAAAAACCAGAAAAAAGTTTATATTTAA
- a CDS encoding ABC transporter ATP-binding protein: MKSTQFHGTQIQLEACAKTFDNTQVLEPFTLEIKGGETIVLLGPSGCGKTTLLRIIAGLEEVDKGGKILFDGEDVTSLPIEKRNIGMVFQSYALFPNMNVRDNIAYGLKVQKMKKEQIDIRVNEMLEMMNITNLAERRINQLSGGQCQRVALARAIATHPRVLLLDEPLSALDALLRNNLRVEINSLLKRLGITAIYVTHDQEEAMELGDRIVVMNSGKVSQIGTPIELYHQPSNNFTAEFIGTINRFSGKFNSGFLSINGHQFSHSSSSLKDESHVDVLFRPEDVIISDSIDTPFKGILKNSLFLGNRTKLIVDMQSEREVVIETDNHNIYSIGQEIKFTINESFLILMPKEGQL, encoded by the coding sequence ATGAAAAGTACTCAATTTCATGGGACGCAAATACAATTAGAAGCTTGTGCAAAAACTTTTGATAATACACAAGTATTGGAACCCTTTACTTTGGAAATAAAAGGTGGTGAGACAATAGTTTTATTAGGTCCCTCTGGATGTGGAAAGACTACACTTCTACGAATAATTGCAGGATTAGAAGAAGTTGATAAGGGCGGAAAGATATTATTTGATGGCGAAGATGTAACTTCTTTGCCAATAGAAAAACGTAATATTGGGATGGTATTTCAATCTTATGCTCTTTTTCCTAATATGAATGTTAGAGATAATATTGCTTATGGATTAAAAGTTCAAAAGATGAAAAAAGAACAAATTGATATTAGAGTTAATGAGATGTTAGAGATGATGAATATCACTAATTTAGCTGAACGAAGAATCAACCAATTATCAGGAGGTCAATGTCAAAGAGTTGCTTTAGCTCGAGCCATTGCAACACATCCAAGAGTATTATTACTTGATGAACCACTAAGTGCTTTGGATGCTTTGCTTCGTAATAATTTAAGAGTTGAGATAAATTCACTTTTGAAAAGATTAGGTATTACAGCTATTTATGTTACCCATGACCAAGAAGAAGCTATGGAATTGGGTGATAGAATTGTTGTTATGAATAGTGGAAAAGTATCTCAAATAGGTACTCCTATTGAGCTTTATCATCAACCTTCAAATAATTTTACTGCTGAATTTATAGGTACAATTAATCGTTTTAGTGGCAAGTTTAATTCTGGTTTCTTAAGCATAAATGGACATCAATTTTCTCATTCATCTTCATCTTTAAAAGATGAAAGCCATGTAGATGTACTTTTTAGACCAGAAGATGTAATAATAAGTGATTCTATAGATACTCCTTTTAAAGGGATATTAAAAAATAGTCTTTTCTTAGGTAATAGAACTAAATTGATTGTAGATATGCAATCTGAACGTGAAGTTGTAATAGAAACAGACAATCATAATATATATTCAATAGGGCAAGAGATTAAATTTACAATTAATGAGTCATTTCTTATTTTAATGCCTAAAGAAGGACAACTATGA
- a CDS encoding LacI family DNA-binding transcriptional regulator: MGLTIKDVSKSAGVSIASVSRYINKTGNVSPQTAKKIEHAIEELKFRPNIIGRSLRTGKSKLIGVMLPSLSNPVFSDAMTGIQQLAREYGYTILITNTEYDSSYEESAIEALLSNGVDGLILTVSCEQDSLLLKKLDKEKVPYVLLYNNTLNPNRSIVSIDNAKASEDVAKAFLNLGHRRFGMISISQNLSDRAILRQQAFVNYLNKKGFNKIELIEIDSTEANIEEELKSIYSKANPPTALFCSNDAIALNVISLLKRINIQVPNNVSVIGFDGIKIGELIDPTLSTVVQPSLDMGKEAFKQLLSLIIDNSNPQTILLPYKLKMAGTTSNPPKNQ, translated from the coding sequence TTGGGATTAACTATAAAAGATGTTTCAAAAAGTGCAGGTGTTTCAATAGCCTCTGTTTCTCGATACATTAATAAAACAGGAAATGTTAGTCCTCAAACTGCTAAAAAAATAGAACACGCAATAGAAGAACTAAAATTTAGACCAAATATCATAGGAAGAAGTCTAAGAACTGGAAAATCTAAATTAATAGGTGTAATGTTACCAAGCCTTTCTAATCCAGTATTTTCAGATGCCATGACAGGTATTCAACAATTGGCTAGAGAGTATGGTTATACTATATTAATAACAAATACAGAATATGATTCTTCTTATGAAGAAAGTGCAATTGAAGCTTTACTCAGCAATGGTGTAGATGGGCTTATTCTTACTGTCTCATGTGAACAAGATAGTCTTCTTTTAAAAAAGTTGGATAAAGAAAAAGTCCCTTATGTCTTACTTTATAATAATACTTTAAATCCTAATCGAAGTATCGTGAGTATTGATAATGCAAAAGCCTCAGAAGATGTGGCAAAAGCATTTTTAAACTTGGGACATAGACGTTTTGGGATGATAAGTATCTCACAAAATCTGTCGGATAGGGCAATATTACGACAACAAGCCTTTGTTAATTATTTAAATAAAAAAGGATTTAATAAAATTGAACTAATTGAAATAGATTCAACTGAAGCAAATATAGAAGAAGAACTAAAATCAATTTATTCTAAAGCAAATCCTCCCACAGCACTTTTTTGTTCAAATGATGCAATAGCTTTAAATGTAATTTCTTTATTAAAAAGAATAAATATTCAAGTACCTAATAATGTATCTGTTATTGGTTTTGATGGAATAAAAATTGGAGAATTAATAGATCCAACTCTTTCTACTGTTGTACAGCCTTCTCTTGATATGGGGAAAGAAGCATTTAAACAACTTCTTAGTCTTATTATTGATAATTCAAATCCTCAAACTATATTATTACCATATAAACTTAAGATGGCAGGAACTACTTCAAATCCACCAAAAAATCAATAA
- a CDS encoding ABC transporter permease, with protein MKRPILFYSQLFFTLLVCAFLIVPVLMSITAGLTENYFIGIKSGLTFKWIFEVFDLYLDTIYRSIYIALSTLIVTLILGIPTAYVLAKKQGKLSRLIEEFLVLPVAIPGLAIALALIISYGGIRDFRMSWTFILVGHVLYTLPFMVRSILAVLHSIDFKTLEDGAASLGAKFWRRLFTIIIPNCMPGILAGSLMVLTLSIGEFNLTWMLHTPLTKTLPVGLADSYASMRLEIGSAYTLIFLVMILPLLIALQYFGNIKQSSKKVDNTNIKKGVN; from the coding sequence ATGAAAAGACCTATTCTTTTTTATTCTCAATTATTTTTCACTCTTTTAGTTTGTGCTTTTTTGATTGTGCCTGTACTTATGTCAATAACTGCTGGTTTAACAGAGAACTATTTTATAGGTATTAAAAGTGGATTAACTTTTAAGTGGATATTTGAAGTTTTTGATTTATACCTTGATACTATTTATCGTTCAATATATATTGCGTTAAGTACTCTTATTGTTACATTGATATTAGGTATTCCAACTGCGTATGTATTAGCTAAAAAGCAAGGTAAATTATCTCGTTTGATTGAAGAATTTTTAGTTTTACCAGTTGCAATTCCAGGTTTAGCGATTGCTCTTGCTTTGATTATTTCATATGGAGGAATTCGTGATTTTAGAATGAGTTGGACATTTATTTTAGTAGGGCATGTTCTTTATACTCTGCCTTTTATGGTACGTTCAATTCTTGCTGTTTTACATAGTATAGATTTTAAAACACTTGAAGATGGAGCTGCTAGTTTAGGCGCAAAATTTTGGCGACGACTTTTTACTATAATTATTCCAAATTGTATGCCAGGTATTTTAGCAGGTTCGCTTATGGTATTAACCCTTTCAATTGGAGAGTTTAATCTCACTTGGATGTTGCATACTCCTTTGACAAAGACTCTTCCAGTGGGCTTAGCTGATAGTTATGCTTCAATGCGATTAGAGATTGGTAGTGCATATACACTAATATTTTTAGTAATGATTTTACCACTTTTAATTGCTTTACAATATTTTGGAAATATAAAACAAAGTTCTAAAAAAGTAGATAATACTAATATAAAAAAAGGAGTGAATTGA
- a CDS encoding methylated-DNA--[protein]-cysteine S-methyltransferase, producing MNKLEEKSKYYEDIKKAIGYFDENYSFQPNLDEVAKYVGMSKHHFSRIFKEYVGVTPMQFLQATTFSYAKEKLLNSKSILDTSIDLGLSSSSRLHELFVNFIGVTPNEYKKMGENLDITYGFGFSTFGKTMLASTKKGICALEFYDDSYAEVLKRLKSSWESANFIQDDKKAQKLLDKIFINNEKTDIFIKGTNFQINVWKALINIPKGKVLNYSDVANLLGKPKAVRAVASAIGANHIAYLIPCHRVISKSATMAGYRWGINRKRVILAYEEVKK from the coding sequence ATGAATAAACTAGAAGAAAAAAGTAAATACTACGAAGACATTAAAAAAGCTATTGGATATTTTGATGAAAACTACTCTTTTCAACCAAACTTGGATGAGGTAGCTAAATATGTAGGAATGAGTAAACATCATTTTTCAAGAATATTTAAAGAGTATGTGGGAGTAACTCCTATGCAGTTTTTACAAGCAACTACTTTTTCTTATGCAAAAGAGAAACTTCTTAATTCTAAATCTATACTTGATACTTCTATTGATTTGGGATTATCAAGTTCTAGTAGACTACATGAACTCTTTGTTAATTTTATAGGAGTGACACCAAATGAATATAAAAAAATGGGTGAAAATCTTGATATAACTTATGGTTTTGGATTCTCAACTTTTGGTAAAACTATGCTTGCAAGTACCAAAAAAGGTATATGTGCTTTGGAGTTTTATGATGATAGTTATGCTGAGGTTTTAAAGAGACTCAAATCCTCTTGGGAGAGTGCAAATTTTATCCAAGATGATAAAAAAGCACAAAAGTTATTGGATAAAATTTTTATCAATAATGAAAAAACAGATATTTTTATAAAAGGAACAAATTTTCAAATAAATGTTTGGAAAGCACTAATAAATATTCCCAAAGGTAAAGTTTTAAATTATTCAGATGTAGCAAATTTACTTGGTAAACCAAAAGCAGTAAGAGCAGTAGCAAGTGCAATTGGAGCAAATCATATTGCTTATTTAATCCCTTGTCATAGAGTCATTTCAAAAAGTGCAACAATGGCTGGATATAGATGGGGTATAAATCGTAAGAGAGTTATATTAGCGTATGAAGAAGTAAAAAAATAA
- a CDS encoding redoxin domain-containing protein translates to MKDKIKKYLKEGIIIVLMLIIAMNGISYYKSLDLNKDRLDINTFTLLDGKTYDIPKDKPVLIHFWAAWCPICKVEASNIEKISKEYEVITIAVQSGSKEEIQKYLKDNKLTFKVVNDEDGLYSQKFNIKGFPTTFIYNKDKKLRFSEVGYTSTIGLYIRMLLSK, encoded by the coding sequence ATGAAAGACAAAATAAAAAAGTATCTTAAAGAGGGTATTATAATTGTATTGATGTTGATAATAGCTATGAATGGGATTAGTTATTATAAATCGCTTGATTTAAACAAAGATAGACTAGATATAAATACCTTCACTCTTCTTGATGGCAAAACTTATGATATACCTAAAGATAAGCCCGTACTTATTCATTTTTGGGCCGCATGGTGTCCTATTTGTAAAGTAGAAGCCTCAAATATAGAAAAAATCTCTAAAGAGTATGAGGTAATAACTATAGCAGTTCAATCTGGAAGTAAAGAAGAGATACAAAAGTATTTAAAGGATAATAAACTCACCTTTAAAGTTGTAAATGATGAAGATGGACTTTATTCTCAAAAGTTTAATATCAAAGGTTTCCCTACAACATTTATTTATAATAAAGACAAAAAGCTAAGATTTAGTGAAGTAGGGTACACAAGTACAATTGGTCTTTATATTAGAATGTTACTGAGTAAATAA
- a CDS encoding ABC transporter substrate-binding protein, producing MFKNQLINKFLSKSILVLLFSLTANSLMAESAICYNCPPQWADWSTQLKEIKKNTGIAIPQDNKNSGQTLSQLITEKASPVADVAYYGVSFGIKAKEKGVVSAYKPKHWNEIPKGLKDPDGYWFAIHSGTIGLFINKAALHGLPVPKSWNDLLNPMYKGMVGYLDPSSAFVGYAGAVAINRAMGGTLDNFTPGINYFKKLSKNHPIVPKQTSYARVLSGEIPILLDYDFNAYRAKYKDKADVVFVIPKEGTVVVPYVMSLVKNSPNPENGKKVLDFVMSDKGQKVWANAFLRPIRASAMSPEIAKKFLPSSDYARSKPVDYKKMAAVQNNFRERYLNEVR from the coding sequence ATGTTTAAAAATCAGTTAATTAATAAATTTCTATCTAAAAGTATATTGGTACTTTTGTTTAGTTTAACAGCTAATAGTCTTATGGCTGAAAGTGCGATTTGTTACAACTGTCCTCCCCAATGGGCAGATTGGTCTACTCAATTAAAAGAGATAAAAAAGAATACTGGTATTGCTATTCCTCAGGATAATAAAAACTCTGGACAAACATTATCACAACTTATAACTGAAAAAGCAAGTCCAGTTGCGGATGTTGCATATTATGGCGTATCTTTTGGTATTAAAGCAAAAGAAAAAGGTGTAGTAAGTGCATATAAACCAAAACACTGGAATGAAATTCCTAAAGGACTTAAAGATCCAGATGGTTATTGGTTTGCTATTCATTCAGGGACTATTGGTTTATTTATTAATAAAGCTGCTCTTCATGGTCTTCCTGTTCCAAAATCATGGAATGATTTATTAAATCCAATGTATAAAGGTATGGTTGGATATTTAGATCCAAGTAGTGCGTTTGTTGGTTATGCTGGTGCTGTTGCAATCAATAGAGCTATGGGAGGAACATTAGATAATTTTACTCCTGGAATAAATTACTTTAAAAAGCTTTCTAAAAATCACCCAATTGTTCCTAAACAAACGTCATATGCAAGAGTTCTTTCTGGAGAAATTCCAATTTTATTGGATTATGATTTTAATGCTTATAGAGCAAAATATAAAGATAAAGCGGATGTTGTTTTTGTTATTCCAAAAGAAGGTACAGTTGTTGTTCCTTATGTTATGAGTTTAGTAAAAAATAGTCCAAATCCTGAAAATGGAAAAAAAGTTTTAGACTTTGTAATGTCAGACAAAGGACAAAAAGTATGGGCAAATGCTTTTTTAAGACCAATTCGTGCATCTGCTATGTCACCTGAAATAGCGAAAAAATTCCTTCCTTCAAGTGATTATGCACGTTCAAAACCTGTTGATTATAAAAAAATGGCTGCTGTTCAAAATAACTTTAGAGAACGTTATTTAAACGAAGTTAGATAA